The proteins below come from a single Takifugu flavidus isolate HTHZ2018 chromosome 6, ASM371156v2, whole genome shotgun sequence genomic window:
- the tnrc6c2 gene encoding trinucleotide repeat-containing gene 6C protein isoform X5 → MATGAAGQQAHYISLKANNNMTGPGSANVLTSNRGWGSDGKQDGVNSSRVGASSNWGSPNFNLNLNPNANPSAWPALGHEVGGGGVVGSNGTSNTPSLPPGINGNGNIIKGSIGGPDNGAGSWVGIVNANENDQQHSSAKTNLSFNMEPANTDGPNHANQQQQAQEPMSPIHGLTGWGGQSPTESSQLNGDTAGSSIWGGGEAKAADSAKDSGWDTTSSGGHCAWGRQGSGGGSCGSGGWGEWGKPSGDASKAWDVGDAGSSGSGQDQQIGSWGQQPGTAPASEGSGDSSEDPITSQRDRSSRMELTPLLPRQDLDPRVLCNTGWGQTPIRQHTVWEMEEVNSDDGKSTSSSDTLGGSSSNSATSSTSGGTINLNMVPNQRPGSGGKSDNEGSSSSSWGAPPTHPRQSGSGWQEPPQSLNKTTNSSSGGWVDPSPHNGPRNGGSPTWGSEDKTPNWDNNVMKSQHNSWGDDPKSSHSWSNIKGSSNGSTTGDWGEADIKDNGSSTTMWEDGGSGWKESPRGGNRGGGWGKPSPTVNKNSWGETPRVNGVVQGGWGSSKPQESSSGSSTGSGGGGSIGSWGGPSSVKQNASSWGIAGKPDQGVEPTGWEEPSPPSIRRKMEIDDGTSTWGDPTAYNKTVNMWDRNNPNNNPGNNGPPPSKNSGVILPNSNNNHSITPGNNHHLSHHMHQHPQHCQPPNHLQHHGNNNGSPNNGNPSAGPQGRPSHSNPGWGELPSVHSKSEPAWGEAASPTSTVDNGTSAWGKPTGGVAGWGDGCHEPSGLYGRTNGPPASAPCKPGPKPMQDSWGNGEDMGHWDAEDGDMWNSPTSQESSSSCNSWGNGPKKIPNKNKLGNKPDEVWIMNRLIKQLTDMGFPRDPAEEALKSNNMNLDQAMSALLEKKMDLDKRGMGMSDYSNGMNKPIVCRPSALSKDPSDRTFLDKDGVLSDDAPPSPFLPSPSLKLPLVNSSLSGQGLGQGNTGLAMQNLNNRQQIPSGMFGSSGAAQTRAMQQQPPQPPVPPLSSSQPSLRAQVPQFLSPQVQAQLLQFAAKNIGLNPALLTSPINPQQMTLLYQLQQLQVAYQRLQIQQQMMQAQRNVSGPIRQQEQQVARTITNMQQQIQQHQRQLYQALLMKQQQLPSHSSSSSSSAGLHHPGGPVSSKSILDPFTGSHQAPGLADSLHTKEPPSSPNAYNTYPLSGLNPNMNVNCMEVGGLSLKEPSQPQSRLSQWTHSNSMDSLSGNSSNLENNLNKHGAISASMGPPGKPPQLDDSYSPYSLMSSSESPTSPLVPPDSWGQGKSPNEKISNGTNINWPPEFCPGVPWKGLQNIDPENDPNATPGSVPSGPTINTNIHDVNRYLLRDRNGGRTRGKLSDMKSTWSQGPISQSQASLSHELWKVPQGPRSTTAPSRPPPGLTNSKPSSTWSGNSLGLAPGWNGSYSSEGTTWSTDSSNRTSSWLVLRNLTPQIDGSTLRTLCMQHGPLITFHLNLTQGNAVVRYSSKDESAKAQKSLHMCVLGNTTILAEFAGEEEVNRFFAQGQSLGANTTSWQANQGSNQNRMGAAQSHSIGQWSGGGGGKTSGGDLLWGGVPQYSSLWGPPSGEDARVIGSPTPINTLLPGDLLSGESM, encoded by the exons ATGGCAACAGGTGCTGCAGGCCAACAGGCCCACTACATCTCTCTCAAAGCAAATAATAACATGACGGGACCGGGATCAGCCAACGTATTAACCAGTAATAGAGGCTGGGGCTCCGACGGTAAACAGGATGGTGTAAATAGTAGTCGGGTAGGAGCATCAAGTAACTGGGGCTCTCCCAATTTTAACCTGAACCTCAACCCTAATGCCAACCCATCTGCCTGGCCTGCCCTGGGCCATGAAGTTGGCGGAGGTGGCGTTGTTGGCTCAAATGGCACATCGAACACTCCATCCCTTCCGCCGGGTATTAATGGTAATGGCAACATTATAAAAGGGAGCATTGGAGGTCCTGATAATGGTGCCGGAAGCTGGGTTGGCATAGTAAATGCTAATGAGAATGATCAACAGCACTCTTCAGCAAAAACGAACTTGTCCTTTAATATGGAACCTGCTAACACTGATGGACCAAACCACGCTAATCAACAGCAGCAAGCTCAGGAGCCTATGAGCCCTATACACGGGTTAACTGGTTGGGGAGGCCAGTCACCCACTGAATCATCCCAGCTTAATGGGGACACGGCAGGAAGCTCTATATGGGGAGGCGGAGAAGCCAAGGCAGCTGACTCTGCCAAGGACTCGGGCTGGGACACAACTTCCTCTGGAGGCCATTGCGCCTGGGGTCGACAAGGCAGCGGCGGAGGGAGTTGTGGAAGTGGCGGCTGGGGCGAGTGGGGAAAGCCCTCTGGAGATGCATCTAAAGCATGGGACGTAGGAGATGCTGGCAGCTCTGGTTCAGGCCAAGACCAACAGATTGGCTCATGGGGCCAACAGCCTGGAACAGCCCCGGCAAGTGAAGGTAGTGGTGACAGCAGTGAAGATCCCATCACCTCTCAGAGAGACAGGTCTTCTCGCATGGAGTTAACCCCTTTGCTACCCCGTCAGGACTTGGACCCAAGAGTTCTGTGTAACACGGGCTGGGGACAGACCCCCATTCGACAACATACTGTATGGGAGATGGAAGAAGTCAACTCTGATGATGGAAAGAGCACCAGTAGCTCAGACACCTTGGGTGGCTCAAGTTCTAATAGTGCCACCTCATCAACCAGTGGAGGTACCATCAACTTGAATATGGTTCCCAATCAAAGGCCTGGGTCTGGGGGGAAAAGTGACAATGAAGGATCATCGTCGTCCAGCTGGGGAGCCCCACCAACACATCCAAGACAGAGCGGGTCAGGGTGGCAGGAGCCCCCACAGTCACttaacaaaacaacaaatagcAGCAGCGGTGGCTGGGTGGACCCTTCACCACACAATGGTCCTAGAAATGGAGGTTCACCAACCTGGGGTTCAGAGGACAAGACGCCCAACTGGGACAATAATGTGATGAAAAGTCAGCATAATAGCTGGGGAGATGACCCTAAAAGTTCCCACAGTTGGAGCAACATTAAAGGCAGCTCTAATGGCTCGACCACAGGAGATTGGGGAGAAGCAGACATCAAGGACAACGGCTCCTCCACTACCATGTgggaagatggaggaagtgGGTGGAAGGAAAGCCCCAGAGGTGGAAACAGAGGTGGAGGCTGGGGTAAGCCTTCCCCTACAGTTAATAAAAACAGTTGGGGCGAGACCCCACGTGTCAACGGTGTAGTGCAGGGAGGCTGGGGCTCTTCCAAACCCCAAGAAAGTAGTAGTGGCAGCAGTACTGGCAGCGGAGGAGGTGGCAGCATTGGTTCCTGGGGTGGCCCAAGCTCTGTAAAGCAGAATGCATCTAGCTGGGGCATTGCCGGCAAACCCGATCAGGGCGTTGAACCCACAGGCTGGGAAGAACCCTCTCCACCCTCTATTCGTAGGAAAATGGAGATTGACGATGGAACATCCACGTGGGGCGATCCCACTGCTTACAACAAGACTGTCAACATGTGGGATCGTAATAATCCCAACAATAACCCAGGCAACAATGGCCCACCTCCCAGCAAGAATAGTGGAGTGATTCTCCCCAACAGTAATAACAATCACTCTATCACCCCTGGAAACAATCAccatctctctcaccacatgCACCAACATCCCCAACACTGCCAACCTCCCAATCACCTGCAGCATCACGGAAACAACAACGGTTCACCTAACAATGGCAATCCAAGCGCAGGCCCACAAGGAAGACCGTCCCACTCTAACCCAG GATGGGGGGAGCTTCCTAGTGTCCATTCTAAGTCAGAACCTGCTTGGGGTGAAGCAGCGTCTCCTACATCAACTGTGGACAATGGCACTTCGGCCTGGGGCAAGCCCACTGGGGGAGTGGCAGGATGGGGAGACGGTTGCCATGAGCCTTCTGGACTGTATGGGCGCACCAATGGACCCCCAGCATCTGCACCTTGCAAGCCAG GACCCAAACCTATGCAAGATAGCTGGGGAAATGGAGAAGATATGGGCCACTGGGATGCAGAAGATGGGGATATGTGGAATAGCCCCACCTCCCAGGAGAGCAGCTCTTCTTGCAATTCCTGGGGTAATGGACCCAAGAAGATCCCAAACAAG AATAAGCTTGGCAACAAGCCAGATGAGGTTTGGATTATGAACCGTCTCATCAAACAGTTGACTGACATGGGCTTTCCG AGAGACCCTGctgaggaggctctgaagaGCAACAATATGAACCTCGATCAGGCCATGA GCGCTCTGTTGGAGAAGAAGATGGACCTGGACAAGCGTGGAATGGGCATGTCTGATTACAGTAACGGCATGAACAAGCCCATTGTGTGCCGGCCCTCTGCACTCTCCAAAGATCCCTCTGACCGCACCTTTCTTGACAAG gATGGTGTCTTGTCAGACGATGCCCCCCCATCACCATTTCTGCCTTCCCCCAGCCTGAAGCTCCCCCTGGTCAACAGTAGCCTTTCTGGGCAGGGTCTGGGACAGGGCAACACGGGGCTGGCCATGCAAAACTTGAACAACAGACAGCAG ATACCGAGTGGAATGTTTGGCAGTAGTGGAGCCGCACAAACCCGGGccatgcagcagcagcctcctcagccACCAGTGCcacctctcagctcctcccagccTAGTCTACGTGCTCAAGTGCCTCAGTTTCTCTCCCCTCAG GTCCAAGCACAGCTTTTGCAGTTTGCAGCAAAAAACATTGGTCTGAATCCTGCACTTTTAACCTCACCAATAAACCCTCAACAAATGACTCTTTTGTACCAACTTCAGCAACTGCAAGTG GCGTACCAGCGTTTAcaaatccagcagcagatgatgcAGGCGCAACGCAATGTTTCTGGCCCCATTCGACAACAAGAGCAGCAA GTTGCACGTACAATCACcaacatgcagcagcagatccagcagcatCAGCGCCAGCTGTACCAGGCACtgctgatgaagcagcagcagcttccctctcattcctcctcctcttcttcctcggcTGGTCTGCATCATCCCGGTGGCCCTGTCTCCAGTAAATCAATCCTGGATCCCTTCACAGGCTCCCATCAGGCCCCGGGCCTCGCCGACTCACTGCACACCAAAGAGCCGCCGTCTTCGCCCAATGCCTACAACACCTATCCTCTCT CTGGACTGAATCCAAACATGAATGTCAATTGCATGGAGGTGGGGGGTTTATCCTTGAAGGAACCCTCTCAACCCCAATCCCGCCTGTCCCAGTGGACACACTCCAACTCCATGGACAGCCTGTCTGGCAACTCCTCAAACTTGGAAAACAACCTCAATAAGCACG GTGCCATATCTGCTTCTATGGGCCCTCCTGGGAAGCCACCCCAGCTGGATGACTCTTACAGCCCTTACAGTCTAATGTCAAGTTCCGAGTCTCCCACCAGCCCCCTGGTGCCCCCAGACAGCTGGGGCCAGGGCAAGAGCCCCAATGAAAAGATCTCTAATGGGACCAACATTAACTGGCCCCCAG AATTCTGCCCAGGTGTGCCATGGAAGGGCCTTCAGAACATCGACCCAGAGAATGATCCCAACGCGACCCCTGGCAGCGTCCCCAGCGGTCCCACCATCAACACCAACATCCATGACGTTAATCGATACCTCCTACGGGACAGGAACGGAGGTAGGACCAGAG GTAAACTGTCCGATATGAAGTCCACCTGGTCACAGGGGCCCATCTCCCAGAGCCAAGCCTCTCTGTCACACGAGTTATGGAAAGTTCCTCAGGGGCCACGCAGCACCACAGCCCCTTCACGACCGCCACCAGGACTCACAAACAGCAAGCCCTCTTCTACTTGGAGTGGCAACTCTCTGGGCCTGGCTCCAGGTTGGAATGGTTCTTACTCCTCTG AAGGAACCACCTGGAGTACCGACAGCTCCAACAGGACCAGTAGTTGGCTGGTACTGAGGAATCTCACCCCACAA ATTGACGGTTCGACTCTGCGGACCCTGTGCATGCAGCACGGCCCCCTGATCACATTCCACCTCAACCTGACCCAGGGGAACGCTGTGGTGCGATACAGCTCCAAAGATGAATCCGCAAAGGCCCAAAAGTCTCTGCACAT gTGTGTACTTGGAAACACCACCATTCTGGCAGAGTttgctggggaggaggaggtgaaccGCTTCTTTGCACAAGGCCAGTCACTGGGGGCAAACACCACTAGCTGGCAGGCCAACCAGGGATCCAATCAGAACCGGATGGGAGCAGCGCAGTCCCACTCTATCGGCCAatggagcggcggcggcggaggcaaGACCAGCGGAGGAGACCTTCTTTGGGGTGGAGTGCCCCAGTACTCCAGCCTGTGGGGCCCTCCGAGCGGAGAAGATGCCCGTGTGATTGGGAGCCCCACGCCGATCAACACCCTGCTGCCCGGAGATCTGCTGAGTGGAGAGTCCATGTAG
- the tnrc6c2 gene encoding trinucleotide repeat-containing gene 6C protein isoform X2: MEEKKKKKQEEKTKTDIAQKKAADQQPKVPEPEPTQPSLGPPPLHLYPTSPALPYSSPSSSGNGKRASSSGQQTSQTPPQQPCQLSSASARYPPREVPPRFRQQEHKQLLKRGQPLPVGALGVSAISSSAYSSTTTANGVTPNSTTTAVGKLHSDISIQSGPVGLYETSHWGASLPVDSPSSANSWDKVIIDRSDTEAWPSISRSSDLNHPAVPECPVGSASSNQDTSAVTTTCSSSSSLSMATGAAGQQAHYISLKANNNMTGPGSANVLTSNRGWGSDGKQDGVNSSRVGASSNWGSPNFNLNLNPNANPSAWPALGHEVGGGGVVGSNGTSNTPSLPPGINGNGNIIKGSIGGPDNGAGSWVGIVNANENDQQHSSAKTNLSFNMEPANTDGPNHANQQQQAQEPMSPIHGLTGWGGQSPTESSQLNGDTAGSSIWGGGEAKAADSAKDSGWDTTSSGGHCAWGRQGSGGGSCGSGGWGEWGKPSGDASKAWDVGDAGSSGSGQDQQIGSWGQQPGTAPASEGSGDSSEDPITSQRDRSSRMELTPLLPRQDLDPRVLCNTGWGQTPIRQHTVWEMEEVNSDDGKSTSSSDTLGGSSSNSATSSTSGGTINLNMVPNQRPGSGGKSDNEGSSSSSWGAPPTHPRQSGSGWQEPPQSLNKTTNSSSGGWVDPSPHNGPRNGGSPTWGSEDKTPNWDNNVMKSQHNSWGDDPKSSHSWSNIKGSSNGSTTGDWGEADIKDNGSSTTMWEDGGSGWKESPRGGNRGGGWGKPSPTVNKNSWGETPRVNGVVQGGWGSSKPQESSSGSSTGSGGGGSIGSWGGPSSVKQNASSWGIAGKPDQGVEPTGWEEPSPPSIRRKMEIDDGTSTWGDPTAYNKTVNMWDRNNPNNNPGNNGPPPSKNSGVILPNSNNNHSITPGNNHHLSHHMHQHPQHCQPPNHLQHHGNNNGSPNNGNPSAGPQGRPSHSNPGWGELPSVHSKSEPAWGEAASPTSTVDNGTSAWGKPTGGVAGWGDGCHEPSGLYGRTNGPPASAPCKPGPKPMQDSWGNGEDMGHWDAEDGDMWNSPTSQESSSSCNSWGNGPKKIPNKNKLGNKPDEVWIMNRLIKQLTDMGFPRDPAEEALKSNNMNLDQAMSALLEKKMDLDKRGMGMSDYSNGMNKPIVCRPSALSKDPSDRTFLDKDGVLSDDAPPSPFLPSPSLKLPLVNSSLSGQGLGQGNTGLAMQNLNNRQQIPSGMFGSSGAAQTRAMQQQPPQPPVPPLSSSQPSLRAQVPQFLSPQVQAQLLQFAAKNIGLNPALLTSPINPQQMTLLYQLQQLQVAYQRLQIQQQMMQAQRNVSGPIRQQEQQVARTITNMQQQIQQHQRQLYQALLMKQQQLPSHSSSSSSSAGLHHPGGPVSSKSILDPFTGSHQAPGLADSLHTKEPPSSPNAYNTYPLSGLNPNMNVNCMEVGGLSLKEPSQPQSRLSQWTHSNSMDSLSGNSSNLENNLNKHGAISASMGPPGKPPQLDDSYSPYSLMSSSESPTSPLVPPDSWGQGKSPNEKISNGTNINWPPEFCPGVPWKGLQNIDPENDPNATPGSVPSGPTINTNIHDVNRYLLRDRNGGRTRGKLSDMKSTWSQGPISQSQASLSHELWKVPQGPRSTTAPSRPPPGLTNSKPSSTWSGNSLGLAPGWNGSYSSEGTTWSTDSSNRTSSWLVLRNLTPQIDGSTLRTLCMQHGPLITFHLNLTQGNAVVRYSSKDESAKAQKSLHMCVLGNTTILAEFAGEEEVNRFFAQGQSLGANTTSWQANQGSNQNRMGAAQSHSIGQWSGGGGGKTSGGDLLWGGVPQYSSLWGPPSGEDARVIGSPTPINTLLPGDLLSGESM, from the exons ACATATCCATCCAGAGTGGCCCAGTTGGCCTGTATGAGACCTCTCACTGGGGCGCCTCTTTACCAGTTGACAGCCCCTCCAGTGCCAACAGCTGGGACAAAGTGATTATTGACCGAAGTGACACAGAAGCTTGGCCATCCATCAGCCGCAGCAGTGATCTCAACCATCCAGCAGTCCCAGAATGCCCCGTGGGCTCAGCTAGCTCTAACCAAGACACAAGTGCTGTCACCACCAcctgtagtagtagtagttccCTGAGTATGGCAACAGGTGCTGCAGGCCAACAGGCCCACTACATCTCTCTCAAAGCAAATAATAACATGACGGGACCGGGATCAGCCAACGTATTAACCAGTAATAGAGGCTGGGGCTCCGACGGTAAACAGGATGGTGTAAATAGTAGTCGGGTAGGAGCATCAAGTAACTGGGGCTCTCCCAATTTTAACCTGAACCTCAACCCTAATGCCAACCCATCTGCCTGGCCTGCCCTGGGCCATGAAGTTGGCGGAGGTGGCGTTGTTGGCTCAAATGGCACATCGAACACTCCATCCCTTCCGCCGGGTATTAATGGTAATGGCAACATTATAAAAGGGAGCATTGGAGGTCCTGATAATGGTGCCGGAAGCTGGGTTGGCATAGTAAATGCTAATGAGAATGATCAACAGCACTCTTCAGCAAAAACGAACTTGTCCTTTAATATGGAACCTGCTAACACTGATGGACCAAACCACGCTAATCAACAGCAGCAAGCTCAGGAGCCTATGAGCCCTATACACGGGTTAACTGGTTGGGGAGGCCAGTCACCCACTGAATCATCCCAGCTTAATGGGGACACGGCAGGAAGCTCTATATGGGGAGGCGGAGAAGCCAAGGCAGCTGACTCTGCCAAGGACTCGGGCTGGGACACAACTTCCTCTGGAGGCCATTGCGCCTGGGGTCGACAAGGCAGCGGCGGAGGGAGTTGTGGAAGTGGCGGCTGGGGCGAGTGGGGAAAGCCCTCTGGAGATGCATCTAAAGCATGGGACGTAGGAGATGCTGGCAGCTCTGGTTCAGGCCAAGACCAACAGATTGGCTCATGGGGCCAACAGCCTGGAACAGCCCCGGCAAGTGAAGGTAGTGGTGACAGCAGTGAAGATCCCATCACCTCTCAGAGAGACAGGTCTTCTCGCATGGAGTTAACCCCTTTGCTACCCCGTCAGGACTTGGACCCAAGAGTTCTGTGTAACACGGGCTGGGGACAGACCCCCATTCGACAACATACTGTATGGGAGATGGAAGAAGTCAACTCTGATGATGGAAAGAGCACCAGTAGCTCAGACACCTTGGGTGGCTCAAGTTCTAATAGTGCCACCTCATCAACCAGTGGAGGTACCATCAACTTGAATATGGTTCCCAATCAAAGGCCTGGGTCTGGGGGGAAAAGTGACAATGAAGGATCATCGTCGTCCAGCTGGGGAGCCCCACCAACACATCCAAGACAGAGCGGGTCAGGGTGGCAGGAGCCCCCACAGTCACttaacaaaacaacaaatagcAGCAGCGGTGGCTGGGTGGACCCTTCACCACACAATGGTCCTAGAAATGGAGGTTCACCAACCTGGGGTTCAGAGGACAAGACGCCCAACTGGGACAATAATGTGATGAAAAGTCAGCATAATAGCTGGGGAGATGACCCTAAAAGTTCCCACAGTTGGAGCAACATTAAAGGCAGCTCTAATGGCTCGACCACAGGAGATTGGGGAGAAGCAGACATCAAGGACAACGGCTCCTCCACTACCATGTgggaagatggaggaagtgGGTGGAAGGAAAGCCCCAGAGGTGGAAACAGAGGTGGAGGCTGGGGTAAGCCTTCCCCTACAGTTAATAAAAACAGTTGGGGCGAGACCCCACGTGTCAACGGTGTAGTGCAGGGAGGCTGGGGCTCTTCCAAACCCCAAGAAAGTAGTAGTGGCAGCAGTACTGGCAGCGGAGGAGGTGGCAGCATTGGTTCCTGGGGTGGCCCAAGCTCTGTAAAGCAGAATGCATCTAGCTGGGGCATTGCCGGCAAACCCGATCAGGGCGTTGAACCCACAGGCTGGGAAGAACCCTCTCCACCCTCTATTCGTAGGAAAATGGAGATTGACGATGGAACATCCACGTGGGGCGATCCCACTGCTTACAACAAGACTGTCAACATGTGGGATCGTAATAATCCCAACAATAACCCAGGCAACAATGGCCCACCTCCCAGCAAGAATAGTGGAGTGATTCTCCCCAACAGTAATAACAATCACTCTATCACCCCTGGAAACAATCAccatctctctcaccacatgCACCAACATCCCCAACACTGCCAACCTCCCAATCACCTGCAGCATCACGGAAACAACAACGGTTCACCTAACAATGGCAATCCAAGCGCAGGCCCACAAGGAAGACCGTCCCACTCTAACCCAG GATGGGGGGAGCTTCCTAGTGTCCATTCTAAGTCAGAACCTGCTTGGGGTGAAGCAGCGTCTCCTACATCAACTGTGGACAATGGCACTTCGGCCTGGGGCAAGCCCACTGGGGGAGTGGCAGGATGGGGAGACGGTTGCCATGAGCCTTCTGGACTGTATGGGCGCACCAATGGACCCCCAGCATCTGCACCTTGCAAGCCAG GACCCAAACCTATGCAAGATAGCTGGGGAAATGGAGAAGATATGGGCCACTGGGATGCAGAAGATGGGGATATGTGGAATAGCCCCACCTCCCAGGAGAGCAGCTCTTCTTGCAATTCCTGGGGTAATGGACCCAAGAAGATCCCAAACAAG AATAAGCTTGGCAACAAGCCAGATGAGGTTTGGATTATGAACCGTCTCATCAAACAGTTGACTGACATGGGCTTTCCG AGAGACCCTGctgaggaggctctgaagaGCAACAATATGAACCTCGATCAGGCCATGA GCGCTCTGTTGGAGAAGAAGATGGACCTGGACAAGCGTGGAATGGGCATGTCTGATTACAGTAACGGCATGAACAAGCCCATTGTGTGCCGGCCCTCTGCACTCTCCAAAGATCCCTCTGACCGCACCTTTCTTGACAAG gATGGTGTCTTGTCAGACGATGCCCCCCCATCACCATTTCTGCCTTCCCCCAGCCTGAAGCTCCCCCTGGTCAACAGTAGCCTTTCTGGGCAGGGTCTGGGACAGGGCAACACGGGGCTGGCCATGCAAAACTTGAACAACAGACAGCAG ATACCGAGTGGAATGTTTGGCAGTAGTGGAGCCGCACAAACCCGGGccatgcagcagcagcctcctcagccACCAGTGCcacctctcagctcctcccagccTAGTCTACGTGCTCAAGTGCCTCAGTTTCTCTCCCCTCAG GTCCAAGCACAGCTTTTGCAGTTTGCAGCAAAAAACATTGGTCTGAATCCTGCACTTTTAACCTCACCAATAAACCCTCAACAAATGACTCTTTTGTACCAACTTCAGCAACTGCAAGTG GCGTACCAGCGTTTAcaaatccagcagcagatgatgcAGGCGCAACGCAATGTTTCTGGCCCCATTCGACAACAAGAGCAGCAA GTTGCACGTACAATCACcaacatgcagcagcagatccagcagcatCAGCGCCAGCTGTACCAGGCACtgctgatgaagcagcagcagcttccctctcattcctcctcctcttcttcctcggcTGGTCTGCATCATCCCGGTGGCCCTGTCTCCAGTAAATCAATCCTGGATCCCTTCACAGGCTCCCATCAGGCCCCGGGCCTCGCCGACTCACTGCACACCAAAGAGCCGCCGTCTTCGCCCAATGCCTACAACACCTATCCTCTCT CTGGACTGAATCCAAACATGAATGTCAATTGCATGGAGGTGGGGGGTTTATCCTTGAAGGAACCCTCTCAACCCCAATCCCGCCTGTCCCAGTGGACACACTCCAACTCCATGGACAGCCTGTCTGGCAACTCCTCAAACTTGGAAAACAACCTCAATAAGCACG GTGCCATATCTGCTTCTATGGGCCCTCCTGGGAAGCCACCCCAGCTGGATGACTCTTACAGCCCTTACAGTCTAATGTCAAGTTCCGAGTCTCCCACCAGCCCCCTGGTGCCCCCAGACAGCTGGGGCCAGGGCAAGAGCCCCAATGAAAAGATCTCTAATGGGACCAACATTAACTGGCCCCCAG AATTCTGCCCAGGTGTGCCATGGAAGGGCCTTCAGAACATCGACCCAGAGAATGATCCCAACGCGACCCCTGGCAGCGTCCCCAGCGGTCCCACCATCAACACCAACATCCATGACGTTAATCGATACCTCCTACGGGACAGGAACGGAGGTAGGACCAGAG GTAAACTGTCCGATATGAAGTCCACCTGGTCACAGGGGCCCATCTCCCAGAGCCAAGCCTCTCTGTCACACGAGTTATGGAAAGTTCCTCAGGGGCCACGCAGCACCACAGCCCCTTCACGACCGCCACCAGGACTCACAAACAGCAAGCCCTCTTCTACTTGGAGTGGCAACTCTCTGGGCCTGGCTCCAGGTTGGAATGGTTCTTACTCCTCTG AAGGAACCACCTGGAGTACCGACAGCTCCAACAGGACCAGTAGTTGGCTGGTACTGAGGAATCTCACCCCACAA ATTGACGGTTCGACTCTGCGGACCCTGTGCATGCAGCACGGCCCCCTGATCACATTCCACCTCAACCTGACCCAGGGGAACGCTGTGGTGCGATACAGCTCCAAAGATGAATCCGCAAAGGCCCAAAAGTCTCTGCACAT gTGTGTACTTGGAAACACCACCATTCTGGCAGAGTttgctggggaggaggaggtgaaccGCTTCTTTGCACAAGGCCAGTCACTGGGGGCAAACACCACTAGCTGGCAGGCCAACCAGGGATCCAATCAGAACCGGATGGGAGCAGCGCAGTCCCACTCTATCGGCCAatggagcggcggcggcggaggcaaGACCAGCGGAGGAGACCTTCTTTGGGGTGGAGTGCCCCAGTACTCCAGCCTGTGGGGCCCTCCGAGCGGAGAAGATGCCCGTGTGATTGGGAGCCCCACGCCGATCAACACCCTGCTGCCCGGAGATCTGCTGAGTGGAGAGTCCATGTAG